A window of the Cystobacter fuscus genome harbors these coding sequences:
- a CDS encoding CarD family transcriptional regulator has translation MQTSFKTGDKAVYPGQGVGEVMGIEHTEVAGQRQSFYVLRILENGMRIMIPINKVGSVGLREIISEEDVKQVYSILKEKDISVDSTTWNRRYREYMEKIKTGSVFEIAEVLRDLYLLKGDKDLSFGERKMLDTARSLLIKELSLAKDCSEDEIESDLKKIFNIA, from the coding sequence GTGCAGACGAGCTTCAAGACCGGCGATAAGGCTGTGTACCCCGGGCAGGGTGTGGGCGAGGTGATGGGCATCGAGCACACCGAAGTCGCCGGGCAACGTCAGTCCTTCTACGTGTTGCGAATCCTGGAAAACGGGATGCGCATCATGATCCCAATCAACAAGGTGGGCTCGGTCGGCCTCCGGGAAATCATCAGCGAGGAAGACGTCAAGCAAGTCTATTCCATCCTGAAGGAGAAGGACATCTCGGTCGACTCCACGACGTGGAACCGTCGCTACCGGGAGTACATGGAGAAGATCAAGACCGGCTCCGTGTTCGAGATCGCCGAGGTGCTGCGCGACCTGTACCTGCTCAAGGGTGACAAGGATCTGTCCTTCGGTGAGCGCAAGATGCTGGACACGGCGCGCTCGCTGCTCATCAAGGAACTGTCGCTGGCCAAGGACTGCTCCGAGGACGAGATCGAGTCGGACCTGAAGAAGATCTTCAACATCGCCTGA
- a CDS encoding FHA domain-containing protein has product MSPPNPKRPPRSAPPSVAEGGETTAPADDVDLPFDDDEVAPLQADDPRPQRVPQFPVGPRRSRRHAAGASRQERDREFPTRFSSGEYEDPGHERACLYVERGPGTGQLVPIKQGVLTLGRASSSDLRLQHPSISRRHAQLTRLGDRLLLKDVGSQNGTYVNRVRLTGERELRSGDEIALGNALLRVRGPGPMPSRRGADGRRASPLRVGLSAQRLILLAAASSGLVAVFLTLSAVRLLRDEPPVEKSEAFRAREPDIEVEVTAEPPAPVPEATPPTASAQALAEEARPAAPTARPGRDTGRAVKEGSVKTAPKPPPPEPHAAPNPDAEAEVLAQYESGHVEAALSLARRERVENLALLLERFQQAWKAGQAALEARDAPAAVRHFTEAHALDRQIAQGWGAYAPRIRQALTQAQAQLKGP; this is encoded by the coding sequence ATGAGTCCTCCGAATCCCAAGCGCCCGCCCCGCTCCGCCCCGCCCTCCGTGGCGGAGGGGGGAGAGACCACGGCGCCCGCGGATGATGTGGACCTGCCCTTCGATGACGACGAAGTGGCGCCCCTGCAGGCCGATGATCCGCGACCCCAGCGCGTGCCCCAGTTTCCCGTGGGCCCGCGCCGTTCGCGTCGGCACGCGGCGGGCGCCTCTCGACAAGAGCGGGACCGCGAGTTTCCCACCCGCTTCTCCTCCGGTGAGTACGAGGATCCCGGCCACGAGCGCGCCTGCCTCTATGTCGAGCGCGGTCCCGGAACGGGCCAGCTGGTCCCCATCAAGCAGGGGGTGCTGACGTTGGGCCGCGCCTCCTCGTCCGACCTGCGGCTGCAGCACCCCTCCATCAGCCGGCGCCACGCCCAGCTCACCCGCCTGGGAGACCGACTCCTCCTCAAGGACGTGGGCAGCCAGAACGGCACCTACGTCAACCGCGTCCGGCTCACGGGCGAACGCGAGCTGCGCTCGGGGGATGAAATCGCCCTGGGCAACGCGCTGCTGCGCGTGAGAGGGCCGGGACCCATGCCCTCGCGCCGCGGCGCCGACGGCCGGCGCGCCTCGCCCCTCCGGGTGGGCCTGAGCGCCCAGCGCCTCATCCTGCTCGCCGCCGCGTCGAGCGGCCTGGTGGCCGTGTTCCTCACGCTCTCGGCGGTCCGGCTGCTGCGCGATGAGCCGCCGGTGGAGAAATCCGAGGCGTTCCGCGCCCGGGAGCCGGACATCGAGGTGGAGGTGACCGCGGAGCCCCCTGCTCCAGTCCCCGAGGCCACGCCACCCACCGCGAGTGCCCAGGCGCTCGCCGAGGAGGCCCGGCCCGCCGCCCCCACCGCCCGTCCGGGACGGGACACCGGCCGCGCCGTGAAGGAGGGCTCCGTCAAGACCGCCCCGAAGCCTCCGCCGCCCGAGCCCCACGCGGCCCCGAATCCCGACGCGGAGGCAGAGGTCCTCGCCCAATACGAGTCGGGACACGTCGAGGCGGCCCTGAGCCTCGCCCGGCGCGAGCGCGTGGAGAACCTGGCCCTGCTGTTGGAGCGCTTCCAGCAGGCGTGGAAGGCGGGCCAGGCCGCCCTCGAAGCCCGGGACGCCCCGGCCGCCGTCCGCCACTTCACCGAGGCGCACGCCCTGGATCGGCAGATTGCCCAGGGGTGGGGAGCGTACGCGCCGCGCATCCGTCAGGCGCTGACCCAGGCCCAGGCCCAGCTCAAGGGCCCGTAG